In Neisseria perflava, the DNA window CGATAGCCAAGTTCTTCAGCGTATTTGATATCGCGGCTGTCAAGTTTGCTGATGCCTTCCAAATAGCAGGCAGAAAAGTTCATCGGCGTACCGAATGCCAATGCGCTCATAATCGTAATTTTATGGCCGGCATCATGACCTTCGATATCAAAAGTAGGGTCAGCTTCTGCATAGCCCAAAGCCTGAGCTTCTTTTAAGACGTCTGCAAACGCGCTGCCTTTTTCACGCATCTCAGTAAGGATGAAGTTGCTGGTACCATTAATAATACCGGCAATACTGCGGATTTGATTCGCAGCCAAACCTTCACGCAAAGCCTTGATAATAGGGATACCGCCGGCAACAGCAGCTTCAAACTGTACCATGACATTTTTTTCTTCCGCCAAAGGGAAAATTTCATTGCCGTATTCAGCCAACAGTTTTTTATTGGCAGTAACAATGTGTTTGCCGTTTTCAATCGCTTTCAATACCGCATCTTTAGCAATACCGGTACCGCCAAACAATTCCACAACAACATCAACATCTTGCTGTTGAACCAGCTCAAACGGATCTTTGATAAAAGCAGCATTCGGGCAAATTTGTTTGGCTTTTTCTTCGCTCAAATCACAAACAGCAGAAATACGGACTTCACGTCCCAAGCGGCGGCTGATTTCCGCAGCGTTGTCCTGCAATACAGTGGCCGTACCGCCACCGACTGTACCCAAACCTAAAAGACCGATATTTACTGGCTTCATTGTGTCTCCTTTTGAGCCGATACTTTAAAATAATCACGAAAAACCAAGGCTTGTTATAATCGCTTGCAATCGTAAATTCAGAGCAAAGCATCAATGCACAAGGTTAAACGTTGAATCCTACCTGATATTGCTTGATTTTGCACCTTTTTTTGCAAGTTTCCCAAGGCCGTCTGAAAAATCGTTCTACCATAAAAACAGGAATTGCCATGAAAATCACAGAAAACCATATCGATGAAACCGCATCATTTTTTTCATCCTCACAAGGCATATTGCAAATCGGTGAACAAACATACTCAAAACCCATTTGCTGGCAAGATGGCAAAGTGAGCATCATTCCTCAAACAACCATCGAAGAATTAAACGAACAAATTTTTATATCAGCAATTGAAACAGCAGAAAACCGTCCAGAAGTCATTATTATCGGTACAGGAGAAAAACAAAAATTCCTGCATCCCAAAATTGCTGCAGCCTTATCAGCCTACGGAATCGGCTTTGAATGCATGAACACAGCCTCCACTTGCCGAACTTTAGTTTTACTGCAAGGCGAAGGCCGAAGCACATGGGCTTGGTTGTGGCCATAATTTGTAGAAAAGACTTTTGCATCATACTAGTACAAATTCGCATAATTTATATTATGTTAAATTTCCTATTAAAGATGATTTAAGCATATTCTTCGCGTCTTGAATTGCCTCTTCTCGCTGACGTTGTTCCTTGATTATACAAGGAAATATTATGTCCGCACCCGTAATATTGTCTGCGGCCGCTACCAAAGGCGGCGTAGGCAAAACAACACTCATTGCTAATGTCTCTGGCGTTCTCGCTGATATTGGACTCCGCGTCCTAATGATCGACTGCGACGTTCAGCCATCACTGTCTAAATACTACCCAATAAGCCACCGCGCTCCAAATGGTATTGTCGAATTGCTTCTCGGTGAAAATACCGAAGAAGTCATCCGCTCAACAATATCCAATACCGTTTTCCCAAATTTAGACATCGTTATTTCCAATAACATTTCTGCTTTTGTCGAGACTGAAGTAACTTCTCGTCCCGATCGTGCCTTTTTGCTGAGAAGCAAACTGCATTCACAATACATACAGAATAACTACGATGTGGTTTTGATCGATACTCAGGGTGCAGTCGGCCCTCTCTTGGATACAGCTGCCTTCGCTGCTACATGCTTGCTTTGCCCGATTATGCCTGAAGTTTTGAGTGCCCGTGAGTTTCTCACTGGTACCCAAGAACTTCTGAAGCGACTGCAAAAAGGCGAAGCAATGCGCATCCCCATGCCTCAATTACGAGCCATCATCTACGCGCAAGATCGTACCAATGATGCGAAATTCATCGCATCCTCTATCAAAGACTTCTTTAGTAATACCTTAGACGACAGACGTAAATTGCTGAGCGTAGCAGTTCCTGCTGCCAAAGCATATAAGGAAGCCACAACGTTACGAGTTCCTGTTCATTGCCATGAGCGTAAACAGCTTGGAAAGATGCTGCCCGCTTATGAAATCATGCACCGTATTGTTTATGAGATTTTCCCTGGTATCGAAAATAAAAAATTGCGTGGAAGCTGTTTCAACGACATGACCAGCCTGCTGCAAGAGGAGGTACAGTCATGAATCTGGGCCAAACCAAAGCAGCTTTGAGCCTACACATCGGTACACCTGCACAGACAAATATGAGTTTTGGCCTCGAGGATACTCCTTCTCAGGGCATGTTAATGTCGTTGCCAATCAGCGAGATCGATTTCTTTGACAAAAACCCACGCCGTTTACATGATGTTTCCAGCTATGAGGCCATCAAAGAGTCCATTCGTTCTTCAGGTATTCAACAACCGGTACACGTTACCCAGCGACCTGGTGAAAGTAAATATGTACTGGCACAGGGTGGTAATACCCGTCTCAAAATCTTGCGCGAACTCTTGGAAGAAACTGGCGATAACCGCTTCCGTATGATGCCGTGCATTTACATCCCCTACTCTGACGAAACTACATTGCAGGTTGCGCACCTTGTTGAAAACGAACTGCGTGCTGAAATGTGTTTTTGGGATAAAGCCTGCAAATACGCCGAAATTCGCGATATTTTCCAAGATAAATCTGACTCAGGGAAACTTTCTTTGCGCGAACTGGAGGTGATGTTTTCTGATAAAGGGCTTACGGTTTCTCATAAAACTCTAGGACTGTTCTTTTTTGCTTCTGATAACTTACAGGAGCTTCAAGAATACGCATTCAAACTTTCCCATGCAAAAGTTGAAGAAATTAAAAAACTTCACTCTACCCTGTTCTCAATTTCTAAATCAATTCAGTTGGACGACTCTTTCCAATATTTATGGTCAGATGTGCTGGATCAGTGGCATAACCAATATTCTGCAACAGAGTTAGACGTACATGAGCTTTGTCAGTTTGTACTCAACAAATTCAAATTTGAATATGGTGCTGAAGCCTTTCCTGAAACAGAAAATTTATCTGATAAGAATAAATCTGAAACAGCTGTCAAACAAGATGTCAATTTGCATCAAAAAGAAGCATCTGAAAATAACACTGAGTCAGGGGATTCATCTATTGAATCTGTGCCAGCTAAAGAAGATAGCCCAGAGACTGATGCAGAGGATGAGCTGAAAGGAACTGAACAGACAGGGTTCGAAGCCCTGGATGTTCAGAATCATCAGGTTACTTTGGATCAAACTAGCAAAAAACTGTTTTCTGCGGTTCGCAAGTTGTTGGCCAAAGTGAACCTGTCTGATTGCTTTAAAACCCACAAAGACTTCGCATACGGTTGGTATGTCGAGTATCCAGCATTTGAGCATATTTCAGGATCCAGTGCCGAAAATGCAATCTATGCTATTGATGTTTTACATGAGGAAACCGGCAATGTTTTTACATTCCTGTGGAAGCTTTGCGGTATCGATACCTTCATGTTTGATGTTGGCGATAGCTCAAATCCCCTGCTTTCGCTGAAAAATGATTCAAAACTTCGTATTGCATACGAAGACCCCGACAAATACGACGAATATACAAACTGAGGCATTGGCAACAAAGAGAACATCATTGCCTCTGTGTTGAATTGGCAGACAAATAGAGACCTTTGCAAAATTCCCCAAAATCCCCTAAATTCCCACAAAGACATTTAGGGGATTTCCCATGAGCACCTTCTTCCAGCAAACCGCCCAAGCCATGATTGCCAAACACATCGACCGCTTCCCACTATTGAAGTTGGATCAGGTGATTGATTGGCAGCCGATCGAACAATACCTGAATCGTCAAAGAACCCGTTACCTTAGAGACCACCGAGGGCGTCCCGCCTATCCCCTGTTGTCCATGTTCAAAGCCGTCCTGCTCGGACAATGGCACAGCCTCTCCGATCCCGAGCTCGAACACAGCCTCATCACCCGCATCGACTTCAACCTGTTTTGCCGCTTTGACGAACTGAGCATCCCCGATTACAGCACCCTATGCCGCTACCGCAACTGGCTGGCGCAAGACGACACCCTGCCCGAATTGCTGGAATTGATTAACCGACAACTGACCGAAAAAGGCCTAAAAGTAGAGAAAGCATCCGCCGCCGTCATTGACACCACCATTATTCAGACCGCCGGCAGCAAACAGCGCCAGGCCATAGAAGTCGATGACGAAGGACAAGTCAGCGGCCAAACCACACCGAGTAAAGACAGCGATGCCCGTTGGATAAAGAAAAACGGGTTATACAGACTCGGTTACAAACAACATACCCGTACCGATGCGGAAGGCTATATTGAGAAACTGCACATTACCCCCGCCAATGCCCATGAGTGCAAACACCTGTCGCCTTTGTTGGAAGGACTGCCCAAAGGTACGACCGTCTATGCCGATAAAGGCTATGACAGTAAGGAAAACCGGCAACATCTGAAAGAGCGTCGACTGCAGGACGGCATTATGCGCAAAGCACACCGTAACCATCCGCTGACGGAAACGCAAACCAAACGTAACCGGTATTTGTCGAAGACCCGTTATGTGGTCGAACAGAGCTTCGGTACGCTGCACCGTAAATTCCGCTATGTGCGGGCAGCCTACTTCGGACTGAGCAAAGTGAGTGCACAAAGCCATCTGAAGGTGATGTGTTTGAACCTATTGAAAGCCGCCAACAGGCTAAGTGCGCCTGTTGCCGCCTAAAAGGCGGCCGGATGCCTGATTATCAGGTATCCAAGGGGGATTAAGGGGGTATTTGAGTAGAATCAGTGGATATTTGAAATGAAAACAGCCGAAAACCTGTGTTAGGTTTCGGCCGTCGGGTAAAAGGGAGTTTTTGCAAAGGTCTCAGTCTATGAATTGGGTTGTAATCGTAAACCTAAGAGATATCTAAAGACTTACAAGTGCTATTTTTTGAAAAAGAAAAAGTCAAGCAGACTCAGATGCTTGACCTTTTAATTCCTCAGAGTTAATCTGTATTGTGTAACGCTACACAGTATTGGCGTATCGTTAGTGTTACAAAATATACGCAGAAATGCATTTGATAAACCCTTAAATAAGGAACTAAAAATGATTGTAAAACATCCTGGCTTAAGAATCAAAGAAGAGTTATTACCTAAAGGAATGACGGTAACAGAAGCTGCAAAATTGCTAGCAATTGGTCGACCTGCACTATCTAATTTCTTGAATGGTAAAGCAATGTTGTCACCTAACATGGCTCAGCGGTTATCAAAGACCTTTAACTTCCCATTAGATCAATTAATGCAATGGCAGGCTGAGTATGAAGATGCTCTAATTCAACAAACTGAAGCTCCTGCAACTCATATTTATGCTCCTCCTTTTTTAGATATAAAAGCAAATGATATTGAAAATTGGGTCAATACTTGCGAAATTTCATCAAGATCACGTTTATCTGTTTTTTTGAGAACACTGATCCACTCAACGAGCGAAAAAATAACTCAAATTGATTTTCCTGGAAATGATGATTCACAACGACCTGGCTGGGATGGTTGGATTGAGTCAAATGAAGCAACTCCGTGGATTCCTGATGGTAATTCAGGCTGGGAATTTGGTGTTAATAAAGATATTAAGGCCAAAGCTGATAGTGATTTTGATAAAAGCCTTAAGGCTCACCTTTCAGATTCTAAAAATATAACATTTATTTTTGTAACACCTCGTCGCTGGCCTGGAAAAAATAAATGGGTTCAGCAAAAGAAAGCTCTTAATAAATGGAAAGATGTCAGAGCATATGATGCAAGCGATCTTGAACAGTGGCTAGCTCAGTCATTACCAGCACAAAGTTGGCTGGCAAATGAAGCAAAATTGCCTACACAAAATGTAGATTCCTTAGATAGTGTATGGCAAGAATGGGCAAATGTGTGTAATCCAAGTTTAAATACGTCTTTCTTTAACAAATTAATTAAAGTATATGAAGAAAAGATTTTGGATTATTTATCCAAACCGCCCCAAAAACCTTTTTACATTGCAGCTGATTCTAAAATCGAAGCAATGGCATTTTTGTCCGCCCTGTTTTCAGATAAAAAATTTATTTCTTATAGAGATAATTGTCTAGTATTTAAAGAAGAGAATGTCCTTTCTCGTCTTGCTCAAGGCTCTAAGAGTTTTATTGCAATTACTGATAATAAAAACGTCGAAAAAGAGCTGGCTCAATATTCGCAAAAGATTCATGCCTTTGTTGTTTACCCTAAAAATACTCTAATACAAAATATTGATCTAAAACTTGAAATTTTAGATTCAGTAACTTTTCTTCATTCATTAGAAGAAATGGGGTATTCCTATGATACAGCACAAGAATTGGCAAAAAAATCCGGTTATTCATTAACAGTCCTGCGACGACAGCTGTCAAAGAATGAGGCTATTCATAAGCCTGAATGGGTAGATAGTCATAATCAAGTTCTTATTCCATTTCTATTTGCTGGAGGATGGGACAGTTCTAATCAATATGACATTTCTATCCTAGAAGCTTTATCAAAAAATTTACCGTATGAGTCTTTAGAACAAGAGTTTCAAGTAAGCTTGCTTCTTAATGACTCTCCCGTTTGGGCAGTAGACTCACATAGAGGAGTAGTATCAAAAATCGATTTGTTATTTGCTATTGCACCCTACATTACTAAAGCAGATTTAGAGCGCTTCTTTGACAGCGCTAAATTAGTTTTAGGAGAAGATAATCCTGCCTTAGATTTGCCTAAAGATCAGCAATGGCAAGCTAATATATATGATAAAAAGCGTCAGCATTCTAAAGGCTTGAGAGATAGTATAGGGGAGATGCTTATTTTATTGGCTGTTCATGGTAATGAATTATTTAAAAATAGATTAGCTTTTAATTGTGAGGAAGCAGTAAATAAACTCGTGGAAGAATTATTCTCTCCACTTAACTTAAGAGTATTGCTTGCACAAGCATCTGATTTCTCAGTGTATGCAGAAGCGAGCCCAAAAGTATTTTTAAGTATTATAGAAAACGATTTGAAAACTGATAAGCAATTCTTAGAGCTAATGCAACCTGTTTCTACTGATATTTTCTCTTCACCTAAGTATACTGATTTGTTGTGGGCATTAGAGAAATTAGCTTGGGATAAATTAACAGTTGCTAGAGTGGTAAAAATTTTGGCTCAATTAAGTCAAGAGGAAATCACTGATAATTATAGCAACAAACCTTTTAATTCATTATCTGGAGTTTTTAGAGCTTGGTTACCTGCTACAAATATCAATACGCAAGAACGTATTCAATTATTAAAAGAGTTAGTTAGAAAATTTCCAGATATCGGTTGGCGAATTTGTATTAGCCAATTTCCAAGTACATCTGCTCAAACAGCATTTCCAGCTAGTAAATGTATTTGGAGGAATAATTGTGCTCAAAATACAGTAACTGAACAAGATGTTTATGATTTCTGGAATGCCTCAGTAGAAATAGCATTAACTTGGGCAAGTCATACATTTGAACAATTACTTGATTTAGTCAATCATATTCATGGTTTAACACCTAAACAGCAAAATAAAATTTGGTTTCTTATTAAAGATTGGGCATTAAACCAAGCTACAGAATCTGAGAAAATTACCATGCGAGAAAAACTTCGCACGACTATTTTATCTAAAAGAGCTAAAAGAGATTCTAATAGAATTATGTTTACGGAATTGGGCAAGCAGACATATGCAGCATTAGAACCCAAAGAACTAATAGATAAATATTTCTGGTTATTTAGATCTCATTGGGTAGATTACTCTACTGATGAGATAGAAGATGATCCAAATATGAATTTTGAAGAAAGAGAAGGAATTATTAACCAAAATCGTGTTGTCGCGTTAAAAGAAATTTTACAAGAAAAAGGACTTTCAGGAATTCTAGAATTATCTTTAAAAGGAGATTGCGCAAGTACGATAGGTTTTCTTCTAAGACGTTTTGTATTTTCATCAGATGAGGAGTCAGTACAATTAATTAAATTGGCTCTGGAGTCTTTTAAAAAAGATGCTCACATTAATTATAAGAACATTATTCGGGGATTGTTATCCGAAAGTGATGATAACACCTCTTTATTTGAAACCCTTTCTGGGTATTTAGATGATTCTGGTAAAGTACAAGTATACTTACAGGCACCTTTTGATTCACAGGTATGGAGCTTGGTTGAGTCTCTAGAGAAACATTACCAACAAGAATATTGGGAGCAAATTGTTCCATCATATTGTCAGAATATAAATGAAGCTGAAAATGCCGTAAGATGTCTGCTGTCAGCAAACAGACCTCAAACTGCTTTTTTATATATTAGTTTTAATCTAAAAAAAATATCTCCTAAAGTTATTTTTGAGATTTTAACAGCAATGCTTTTACCAACAGCAAAAAATGAAAATAATCCACCAGATAGTTATCGGTTAGGAGATGCATTTTCTCAAATTTCTGATTGTGAAACTTTGAGCTTAGAACAAAAGGCGAATTTAGAATTTTCCTACATAGTGGCTTTAGCACCTTATGGAAGAAAAAGTGAAAATTGTTCAATCAAAAGTTTAGAAAGATATTTAGAAGAACATCCTGAATTTTTCGTTCAACTTATCTCAAAACTTTATAAAAGAGATGATGGATTAGAAGATGAAAATGAGGCTGTTAACACGCAATTAGTTAAATATTACCGGTATACTTTAAATGCCTTAAGCCACATACCGGGCGAAGATAATTTAGGAAAAATTAATCCCGAAAAGCTTGAAGGATGGGTAAAACAAGCAATTAACCTTGCTGAAAAGCATGGACGTAGAAATATCGTTGAATATTTTATTGGTAAGTTATTAGGCCATTGCCAAAATGGAGAAGATGGGATTTGGCCTTGTGAAGGTGTACGTGATTTAGTTGAAGATATACATTCTAAAAATATGATTGAAGGAATGTATATAGAAAAACGTAATAGCAGGGGAGTTACAAGTCGTTCATTTGGTGATGGTGGTGCTCAAGAATGGAGAATATTCGAACAATATCAAGATTGGCGTAGACAATTAGCTATTACTCATCCGTTTGTGGCCGATGAGTTACTTGGTCAGTTGGCTAAGTCTTATAAAAATGAAGCTGAAATGTGGGATAATGAGCATCGATTAGATATGCATTTATGATGAATTAGGGATATCTAGGCGTTTGTGCAGCTAACTTTATATGGAAGGCCGTCTGAATACTAAATTTCAGATGGCTTTTTCGTGTAAAAGTGCGGTCAAAATTTTAGATATTTTTCATGATTGTTAATTTAATAAGATTCCTAAACCTATAAGACGATTATTTTCTATCTAATTGGAGATTGAATGATGAAAAAATTATTTACAGCAGTACTTTCTGCGGCAGCGATTGCTGTACCGTTTTTGGCTTCTGCGAATACTGCACCACAAACAGAACAAAGCGCAGTACAACCAGAAAAAGCAAAAAGTGTTTGGATTGATGTACGTTCAGCCGAGGAATTTAACGCAGGTCATTTACAAGATGCCGTGAATATTCCGCACGATCAAATCCTTGCACGTATTCAAGCGGTTAGCCCAGATAAAACTGCGCCCGTTAATCTCTATTGCCGCAGTGGTCGTCGTGTAGAAACCGCATTGACCGAGTTGAAAAATGCTGGCTACACCAATGTGACCAACCATGGTGGATATGAAGATTTGGTGAAAAAAGGATTGAAATAAATATCACATCTTTAAAAACAAAAATCCCCTCGCATAAAGCGTTAGGGGATTTTTTATGATAAAGAAATTATTTCTTCTCCATCGCCATTTGCGACATTTTTAGTACCAAATGGCGTGGTAGGAACGGAATGATCCAATCCAACATAAAACGCAGTTTTCCTTCGTTAAATGCCACCAATTCGCCGCGCATTATCGCCTTGTGGCCATACTGTGCCACGGATTGCGCAGATTTTGCGTTATCCCAGGCGGCCACGCCCTGCAAATTGCCTGCAGCCACAAAGCCCGTTGCCACTGCGCCCGGGCAAAGTGCCGTAACTGTCACACCACTTACAGACACTTCCTGTGCTACGGCTTGACTGAATGAAGTTACGAAAGCTTTGGTGGCGTAGTACACTGCCTGATTAGGGACGGGCATAAATGATGCGGTGGACGAAACATTCAAAATTCTGCCTGACTGTTGCGCTAACATGGACGGCAGATACAGTCGGGTTAACGACATCAGCGCGATAATATTCACTTGCACCATATGCATTTCATCTGCCAAATCCCGCTCGGCAAACTTGCCATGCCCGCCCAAACCTGCATTGTTGATCAGATAATCGACTTGAATACCTAACGCCTGGGTTTGCTCAAAAATGCGTTCGGCAGCATTAGATTCTGCTAAATCGATAGCAATAACGTACGCTTTAATACCGAATTGTGCGGTCAATTCTTCGGCAATTTTATTTAACTTGTCTTGGGAGCGTGCGACCAAAACCACATTGTCGCCTTGCTGTGCGTGAATTTTTGCCAATTCCAAACCAATGCCGCTCGATGCGCCTGTAATGAGTGCTGTTTTTACCATTTTGTTTACCTCTTGTTTAATTTATGGTGGTATTTTATGGTATAATTTTGTTGAATTAAAAGTAAAAAATGGCTTATTTATGGTAAAAAACAAACCTTTTATCCAAAATATCACATCGGAAGACGAAATCGGTCTGGAAATTTGCACTGCACAAGTGTTTTACCAAAGTGAAACAGCAGCAGATGCAGCCATTAAAACCCAACTTGAGCAACAACACCGCTTTGAATATTTTGTGTGGATTTGGGTGCAACAGGGAGAATGTCGGCACATTTTGGACTTTGCCGAGATGGTACAGCAAACAGGCGAATGGCTGCTGATTCGCCCTAAGCAAATTCACCATTTTACAGGTGTGGCAGACTGGGACGGATGGGGAATGTCCTTTGCGCCACAAATACTGACCTCCAATATTTCGGACAAGTTGAGACAACTGCCATCCCAAGGCAAGGTGGCGCCGCAACACGTGCCTTTGCTCACCCAGATGATGCATACCCTCTCTGATTTACGCTATGCGGACGATTTGGCGCAATCGGCAAAAGCCGAGCTGGTACAGCAGCAACTCGGTGTATTTTTAACTTGGCTGTCGTCGGTGTATTCGCCGCAAAACGCCCTGCCCGACCTCCCAAAGCAGCGTTGGCAGGCATTTTGTGCGTTGCTGGAAACGCATTTTTCCACACAGCACCAACTGGCGTTTTACGCTGATGCGCTTTCATGTCACGAAAAAACACTGAACCAAACCTGCCGACAATATGCGGGGCTAACAGCAAAACAGTTCATTAATCAAAGAATTTTATTGGAAAGCAAGCGATTGTTGGCTTATACGAAAGTGTCCGTCAAAGAAATCGCGTGGCAACTCGGCTTTGAAGAGGCTACGCATTTCGGCAAATTTTTTAAGAAAGAAATGCAGAAAACACCGTTGGCATTTCGCAAGGAATTTCAGCAGTCGTAGCCTAGTTTCAATAAAGCTGCCGTTGATATTCAATGTATTTAAAGTCAATGATGATTCAAATATAAAAGGCCGTCTGAAGAATTTCAGACGACCTTCTCTTTATCAATATCCATGAAACCAATTCAGACCACTGTTTTATTCTAAAGGCGTCACTTGGCCTACACATTTAATGCCCAAGATACGCGGAAACTGGACAGACAGCGATTTGCCTTCGCGTGTGAAAATCTCGGAATGGTTGATGCCGAAGCCTTTGATTTTTACCAGTGACCAACTCTCTTTGATATCAGGTGTTGGCACGTCTTGATAAATCAGTTGCTCTGGACCGCCGGCTTGATAGATTTTTACGGCTTTCATAATACCTCCCTAAGAATCTGATGCTTTCAGGTAGCCTACTGCCAATTTTACTTTCCTAACAACCCATTTTTCTCCAAATACTCCCGCGCTACGTTTTCCGCGCTTTCGCCTTGCACTTTCACGCGGTAGTTCATCTCACTCATTTCCTCTTCGCTAATTTTTCCCGCCAGTCGGTTAAGTGCGGTCACAATTTGAGGATTTTTTTCAGCAAATTCTGCTTTCATCAATGGCGCACCCTGATAAGCAGGAAACAGGGAAATATCATCTTTCAGTAGGCGCAATTGATATTGTTTCAATTCTGCATCGGTGGAAAAGGCTTCCACTAGGTCGATTTTGTCATTCAACAATGCCGTATAGCGTAAGGCAGGTTCCAAGCTAACAATATGTTTTAGCGTGATACCGGCTGCCTGCATGCCTTTATAGCCATCCGCTCGGTCGATAAATTCCAGTGAGAAACCTGCTCGGATATTGGGCGCTACCTGCTTCAAGTCGCTGATTGTCTTCAGTTGGTGCGATGCACCGTAGCTTTCTTTGACCGCCAACGCGTAAGTGTTCTGATAAGACATTGGTGGCAGAAACTCTAGCTGATATTGTTCCGCCAATAATTGTTTGCCCCGTTGATAGGTTTCATCTGGCGACAGATGGCGGTTCTTCTGTTCAGTTGGTACTTGTACTAAGGCTTCCAGCACTGTGCCGGTGAATTCAGGATAAATATCGATTTCGCCACTATTCAGTGCGCTAAACAGGAAAGTAGTTTTGCCAAAATTAGGTTTGACTGTGACTTTCACGTTCGAATTCTCACGTTCAATCAATAATTTATACATGTTAATCAGAATATCCGGCTCACTCCCCATTTTGCCGGCAACCACCACGTTTTTTGTAGCAGGTGTAAATGAAATCTGAGACAGACCGAGTGCGCCGAAGCCCACCACCAATGCAAGAATAATCGGCAACTTGCGTCGTGATTTCTGCAACAGCCCGATAATGCCGCTTACACCGACAGCCAATAATGCGGAGAGCAATGCGCCGGTAAACGTCATTGTCATGTTGTTGCGATCGATACCGAGCAGAATCAGGTTGCCCAAACCGCCTGCTCCGATT includes these proteins:
- a CDS encoding helix-turn-helix transcriptional regulator; protein product: MIVKHPGLRIKEELLPKGMTVTEAAKLLAIGRPALSNFLNGKAMLSPNMAQRLSKTFNFPLDQLMQWQAEYEDALIQQTEAPATHIYAPPFLDIKANDIENWVNTCEISSRSRLSVFLRTLIHSTSEKITQIDFPGNDDSQRPGWDGWIESNEATPWIPDGNSGWEFGVNKDIKAKADSDFDKSLKAHLSDSKNITFIFVTPRRWPGKNKWVQQKKALNKWKDVRAYDASDLEQWLAQSLPAQSWLANEAKLPTQNVDSLDSVWQEWANVCNPSLNTSFFNKLIKVYEEKILDYLSKPPQKPFYIAADSKIEAMAFLSALFSDKKFISYRDNCLVFKEENVLSRLAQGSKSFIAITDNKNVEKELAQYSQKIHAFVVYPKNTLIQNIDLKLEILDSVTFLHSLEEMGYSYDTAQELAKKSGYSLTVLRRQLSKNEAIHKPEWVDSHNQVLIPFLFAGGWDSSNQYDISILEALSKNLPYESLEQEFQVSLLLNDSPVWAVDSHRGVVSKIDLLFAIAPYITKADLERFFDSAKLVLGEDNPALDLPKDQQWQANIYDKKRQHSKGLRDSIGEMLILLAVHGNELFKNRLAFNCEEAVNKLVEELFSPLNLRVLLAQASDFSVYAEASPKVFLSIIENDLKTDKQFLELMQPVSTDIFSSPKYTDLLWALEKLAWDKLTVARVVKILAQLSQEEITDNYSNKPFNSLSGVFRAWLPATNINTQERIQLLKELVRKFPDIGWRICISQFPSTSAQTAFPASKCIWRNNCAQNTVTEQDVYDFWNASVEIALTWASHTFEQLLDLVNHIHGLTPKQQNKIWFLIKDWALNQATESEKITMREKLRTTILSKRAKRDSNRIMFTELGKQTYAALEPKELIDKYFWLFRSHWVDYSTDEIEDDPNMNFEEREGIINQNRVVALKEILQEKGLSGILELSLKGDCASTIGFLLRRFVFSSDEESVQLIKLALESFKKDAHINYKNIIRGLLSESDDNTSLFETLSGYLDDSGKVQVYLQAPFDSQVWSLVESLEKHYQQEYWEQIVPSYCQNINEAENAVRCLLSANRPQTAFLYISFNLKKISPKVIFEILTAMLLPTAKNENNPPDSYRLGDAFSQISDCETLSLEQKANLEFSYIVALAPYGRKSENCSIKSLERYLEEHPEFFVQLISKLYKRDDGLEDENEAVNTQLVKYYRYTLNALSHIPGEDNLGKINPEKLEGWVKQAINLAEKHGRRNIVEYFIGKLLGHCQNGEDGIWPCEGVRDLVEDIHSKNMIEGMYIEKRNSRGVTSRSFGDGGAQEWRIFEQYQDWRRQLAITHPFVADELLGQLAKSYKNEAEMWDNEHRLDMHL
- a CDS encoding rhodanese-like domain-containing protein, which gives rise to MKKLFTAVLSAAAIAVPFLASANTAPQTEQSAVQPEKAKSVWIDVRSAEEFNAGHLQDAVNIPHDQILARIQAVSPDKTAPVNLYCRSGRRVETALTELKNAGYTNVTNHGGYEDLVKKGLK
- a CDS encoding SDR family NAD(P)-dependent oxidoreductase — translated: MVKTALITGASSGIGLELAKIHAQQGDNVVLVARSQDKLNKIAEELTAQFGIKAYVIAIDLAESNAAERIFEQTQALGIQVDYLINNAGLGGHGKFAERDLADEMHMVQVNIIALMSLTRLYLPSMLAQQSGRILNVSSTASFMPVPNQAVYYATKAFVTSFSQAVAQEVSVSGVTVTALCPGAVATGFVAAGNLQGVAAWDNAKSAQSVAQYGHKAIMRGELVAFNEGKLRFMLDWIIPFLPRHLVLKMSQMAMEKK
- a CDS encoding helix-turn-helix domain-containing protein, which produces MSAVFTILFTSCLIYGGILWYNFVELKVKNGLFMVKNKPFIQNITSEDEIGLEICTAQVFYQSETAADAAIKTQLEQQHRFEYFVWIWVQQGECRHILDFAEMVQQTGEWLLIRPKQIHHFTGVADWDGWGMSFAPQILTSNISDKLRQLPSQGKVAPQHVPLLTQMMHTLSDLRYADDLAQSAKAELVQQQLGVFLTWLSSVYSPQNALPDLPKQRWQAFCALLETHFSTQHQLAFYADALSCHEKTLNQTCRQYAGLTAKQFINQRILLESKRLLAYTKVSVKEIAWQLGFEEATHFGKFFKKEMQKTPLAFRKEFQQS
- a CDS encoding alcohol dehydrogenase catalytic domain-containing protein, which translates into the protein MKAVKIYQAGGPEQLIYQDVPTPDIKESWSLVKIKGFGINHSEIFTREGKSLSVQFPRILGIKCVGQVTPLE
- a CDS encoding ABC transporter permease/substrate-binding protein — its product is MFSSLNVTLAELWQMLLTHLWLSGLALLAAVAIAVPAAVLFARRQRAAEAVLQFTNILQTIPSLALLGLLIPFVGIGSPPVLIALTLYALLPIFQNTYLGLTQIDQSIQDAYTAFGLSRWQSLWRIELPMALPAMISGIRTAAVLIVGTATLAALIGAGGLGNLILLGIDRNNMTMTFTGALLSALLAVGVSGIIGLLQKSRRKLPIILALVVGFGALGLSQISFTPATKNVVVAGKMGSEPDILINMYKLLIERENSNVKVTVKPNFGKTTFLFSALNSGEIDIYPEFTGTVLEALVQVPTEQKNRHLSPDETYQRGKQLLAEQYQLEFLPPMSYQNTYALAVKESYGASHQLKTISDLKQVAPNIRAGFSLEFIDRADGYKGMQAAGITLKHIVSLEPALRYTALLNDKIDLVEAFSTDAELKQYQLRLLKDDISLFPAYQGAPLMKAEFAEKNPQIVTALNRLAGKISEEEMSEMNYRVKVQGESAENVAREYLEKNGLLGK